The following are from one region of the Planktothrix sp. FACHB-1365 genome:
- a CDS encoding glycosyltransferase family 2 protein has protein sequence MEEITVENNSLINRIRWAIVIINYRTPHLVINCLKSLENQVEIGYDQVIIVDNASGDNSVELLQQTITENQWFSWVQLLPSPVNGGFSAGNNLGIKAIEAEAYLLLNSDTIVRPGALSSLLHAWKTHPEAGLISPRLEWPDSTPQISCFRYHSPLSQLIDAAATGMITKLFQQYDVPMEVSNTPYQPQWTSFACVLIRREVIEQIGFMDEGYFMYFDDVDYCRRVNQAGWQILHWPEARVVHLRGGSGSVKADMAARRRPRSYLYASRSRYFAKFYGITGLWLANLLWLVGRSLSWIRELVGNKQPHTCEFQAQDIWMNCLTPLNLSQQE, from the coding sequence ATGGAGGAAATTACAGTTGAAAACAATAGTTTGATTAATCGGATTCGATGGGCGATTGTTATTATTAATTATCGCACTCCTCATCTCGTTATTAATTGTTTAAAATCCCTTGAAAATCAAGTGGAAATAGGGTATGATCAGGTGATTATTGTTGATAATGCTTCTGGGGATAATTCCGTTGAACTTTTGCAACAAACGATTACAGAAAATCAATGGTTTTCTTGGGTACAACTTCTTCCTTCTCCGGTGAATGGGGGATTTTCCGCCGGGAATAATTTAGGAATCAAAGCCATTGAAGCCGAAGCTTATTTATTACTCAATAGTGATACCATTGTCCGACCCGGAGCCCTTTCATCTTTACTTCACGCCTGGAAAACTCACCCCGAAGCGGGACTGATTAGTCCTCGTTTAGAATGGCCCGATAGTACCCCCCAAATTAGTTGTTTCCGCTATCATTCTCCCTTGAGTCAATTGATTGATGCTGCGGCGACAGGAATGATTACAAAACTGTTTCAACAATATGACGTACCGATGGAGGTTTCTAATACACCCTATCAACCGCAATGGACAAGTTTTGCTTGTGTTTTAATTCGTCGGGAGGTGATTGAACAAATTGGCTTTATGGATGAGGGCTATTTCATGTATTTTGATGATGTGGATTATTGTCGTCGCGTGAATCAGGCGGGCTGGCAGATTCTCCATTGGCCAGAGGCGAGGGTGGTGCATTTACGGGGTGGTAGTGGTTCAGTCAAAGCGGATATGGCGGCGCGGCGTCGTCCTCGCTCCTATCTCTATGCTTCTCGTTCTCGGTACTTTGCAAAATTTTATGGGATTACAGGGTTATGGTTAGCAAATCTCCTGTGGTTAGTCGGTCGGAGTTTGTCTTGGATTCGGGAATTAGTCGGAAATAAACAACCCCATACCTGCGAATTTCAAGCTCAAGATATTTGGATGAATTGTTTAACTCCCTTAAATCTATCTCAACAAGAATAA
- a CDS encoding cellulose-binding protein yields MFIFNLVKLKFKKNIVLFFIVFMGIGIIISKMIDDSQNGFKGVAFSQGLSNSQSPLGINLSGLGTASTQFAFIDYFKGSRQWFTTCRSVKTSDCRGEWDTEESEQLDLDEQGWVKSLPKPEDPPRYTEVATTLFKDIPKDTPISGQYLVFYEGEGTLEYGLAAQKDSNLSKPGQDVITIDLSKSNGALIVIAATDPNQTGNYIRNIRVIKAEDQTRYQQGEQFNPVFLDKIKKFRTLRFMDWMQTNHSPQKEWENRPTPATATYRRSGVPLEVMIALANQVQAEPWFNMPHQATDEYIQNFAQKVKAELNPNLKVYIEFSNEVWNWNFKQTHYALEEGQARWGKDKKDAFRQWYGMRTAQMCEIWKREFGTQADRVICVISTQTNSKGAEQKVLDCPYWVNEGNKPCYQGIDAYAIAGYFDGSLGDLENSSTLESWINQGDTGINQAFQQLKKGGLLPKDQHSLLDQYQTFLYHAEVAKSKSLTLVAYEGGQHLVADRKHPQQERLTNFLIQLNRNPQMYDTYLQLLQDWKQARGTLFMHYADIGKPTKYGSWGALESVYQPTSPKYKALEDFIDQNPCWWENCR; encoded by the coding sequence ATGTTTATATTTAATTTAGTAAAATTGAAGTTTAAAAAAAATATTGTATTATTTTTTATTGTTTTTATGGGAATAGGAATAATCATATCTAAAATGATTGATGATTCTCAGAATGGTTTCAAAGGAGTTGCATTCAGCCAAGGTTTATCAAATTCTCAATCTCCTCTAGGCATTAATTTGAGTGGTTTAGGGACTGCATCAACTCAATTTGCATTTATTGACTATTTTAAAGGTTCCCGCCAGTGGTTCACGACCTGTCGCAGTGTAAAAACATCAGACTGTCGAGGGGAATGGGATACAGAAGAATCTGAGCAATTAGATTTAGATGAACAAGGTTGGGTTAAATCCTTGCCTAAACCTGAAGATCCTCCCCGCTATACTGAAGTGGCAACAACGTTATTTAAAGATATTCCTAAAGATACTCCTATTTCTGGACAATATCTTGTTTTCTATGAGGGAGAAGGAACGTTAGAATATGGTTTAGCCGCTCAAAAAGATTCTAACCTTTCTAAACCCGGACAAGATGTGATTACAATTGATTTATCCAAATCAAATGGGGCGTTAATTGTAATTGCTGCAACTGATCCGAATCAAACCGGAAATTATATTCGGAATATTCGGGTAATTAAAGCAGAAGATCAAACTCGTTATCAACAAGGTGAACAATTTAATCCTGTTTTTTTGGATAAAATTAAAAAATTTAGAACTTTGCGATTTATGGATTGGATGCAAACCAATCATTCTCCTCAAAAAGAGTGGGAGAATAGACCAACACCTGCAACAGCAACCTATAGACGTTCAGGAGTTCCTTTAGAAGTGATGATTGCTTTAGCCAATCAAGTTCAAGCAGAGCCTTGGTTTAATATGCCCCATCAAGCAACCGATGAATATATCCAAAACTTTGCCCAGAAAGTAAAAGCTGAATTAAATCCTAATTTAAAGGTCTATATCGAGTTTTCTAATGAAGTTTGGAATTGGAATTTTAAACAAACTCATTATGCCTTAGAAGAAGGTCAAGCTCGATGGGGGAAAGATAAAAAAGATGCCTTTCGTCAGTGGTATGGAATGCGAACGGCTCAAATGTGTGAAATTTGGAAAAGGGAATTTGGAACTCAAGCTGATCGGGTTATTTGTGTGATTTCTACACAAACGAATTCAAAAGGAGCAGAACAAAAAGTTTTAGATTGTCCCTATTGGGTGAACGAAGGCAATAAACCCTGTTATCAAGGGATTGATGCCTATGCGATCGCCGGTTATTTTGATGGCTCTTTAGGAGATTTGGAGAATAGTAGTACGCTTGAATCGTGGATCAATCAGGGAGATACAGGAATTAATCAAGCTTTTCAACAGTTAAAAAAAGGAGGATTACTCCCCAAAGACCAACATAGTTTACTTGATCAGTATCAAACTTTTTTGTATCATGCAGAAGTCGCTAAATCCAAATCATTAACATTAGTAGCTTATGAAGGAGGACAACATTTAGTTGCCGATCGCAAACATCCTCAACAAGAACGCTTGACAAATTTCTTAATCCAACTCAATCGTAATCCGCAAATGTACGATACTTATTTACAACTGTTACAAGATTGGAAACAAGCTAGAGGAACTTTATTTATGCACTATGCTGATATCGGTAAACCGACAAAATATGGCAGTTGGGGAGCTTTAGAATCGGTCTATCAACCCACTTCACCCAAATATAAAGCTTTAGAGGATTTTATTGATCAAAATCCTTGTTGGTGGGAAAATTGTCGTTAG
- a CDS encoding O-antigen ligase domain-containing protein has translation MTPQAQFALLILLPTVLFLFKRFPTDRAVVISFILAWLFLPQRTSFSFPGFPDYNRATATSYSILLATYLYHRQTFRTFKFGWLDIPMLIWCISPFISSITNDLGSYDGLSATVDQIIEYGIPYFLGRLYLNSFKGLHQLAVGIFISGIIYAPLCLVENFISPQLHRIVYGYHGINQFSQSYRLGGYRPSVFMKHGLSVGMWMMAATLIALWLWQSGALKKFLDIPMNLWFIGLYITHLLVRSTGAYIYMILGIIILYCSKFLNNSFPKILLILLLSFYLYLGVTGNFTGEKADKIVQVANDIAGPERAQSLEFRFNNEEKLVEKARERMWFGWAGWGRNRIYIYSESTGERKDISVTDSLWIIAYGINGVFGVIGIFGTSLLPALTFSLFRYPAKTWFRPQIAGASVISVVTVLYVLDNLLNDQYNPVFTLASGGLAGLLMNPNPQEFNSSVAGSSNTINSQGTENQKIPATPLLMTTKTVKSIPKVNPRKSRPIPISAKPSVSLLKLNRRKSRPIPISAKPSATIPKLNRKKN, from the coding sequence TTCCCCGGTTTTCCCGATTATAATCGCGCTACAGCCACCAGTTACAGCATTCTGCTGGCAACTTATTTGTATCATCGCCAAACCTTCCGTACTTTTAAATTTGGATGGCTAGACATCCCCATGCTGATTTGGTGTATTAGTCCTTTTATTTCATCGATAACCAATGATTTAGGCTCCTATGATGGATTGTCAGCAACTGTAGACCAAATTATTGAGTATGGTATTCCTTACTTTTTAGGTCGCTTATATCTCAATAGTTTTAAAGGTCTACACCAATTAGCAGTGGGTATTTTTATTAGTGGGATTATTTACGCACCTTTATGCTTAGTAGAAAACTTTATTAGTCCCCAACTGCATCGGATAGTGTATGGCTATCATGGCATTAACCAGTTTTCTCAATCTTACCGTTTAGGAGGATATAGACCTAGTGTTTTTATGAAGCATGGTTTAAGCGTGGGAATGTGGATGATGGCAGCCACGTTAATTGCCCTGTGGTTGTGGCAATCAGGAGCCTTAAAAAAGTTCTTGGATATTCCTATGAACCTTTGGTTTATTGGGCTATATATCACTCATCTTTTAGTTCGTTCTACAGGGGCTTATATTTATATGATTTTGGGAATCATCATTTTATATTGTTCCAAATTCCTAAACAACAGTTTTCCCAAGATACTGTTAATTTTACTGTTATCTTTTTATCTCTATTTAGGGGTCACGGGGAACTTTACCGGAGAAAAAGCAGATAAAATTGTTCAGGTTGCAAATGACATAGCGGGCCCTGAACGAGCGCAATCTTTAGAGTTTAGATTTAACAATGAAGAAAAATTAGTTGAAAAAGCAAGAGAACGGATGTGGTTTGGTTGGGCAGGGTGGGGAAGAAATCGGATTTATATCTATAGTGAATCTACAGGAGAAAGGAAAGATATTTCCGTTACTGATAGTTTGTGGATTATTGCCTATGGGATTAATGGGGTCTTCGGGGTGATCGGCATCTTTGGAACGTCTTTGCTTCCCGCGCTGACGTTTTCACTATTTCGATATCCGGCTAAAACCTGGTTTCGTCCCCAGATTGCAGGAGCCTCCGTTATCAGTGTAGTTACCGTTTTATATGTACTAGATAACCTCTTAAATGATCAATATAATCCCGTTTTTACCCTAGCGAGTGGGGGTTTAGCTGGGTTATTGATGAACCCCAATCCCCAAGAATTCAATTCCTCTGTTGCTGGTTCTAGCAATACGATTAATAGCCAGGGGACAGAAAATCAAAAAATCCCGGCTACACCGCTTCTAATGACTACTAAAACTGTTAAGTCTATTCCTAAAGTCAATCCCAGAAAGTCTCGACCGATTCCGATTTCTGCAAAACCTAGTGTCAGTCTGCTTAAGCTTAATCGCCGAAAGTCTCGACCGATTCCGATTTCTGCAAAACCTAGTGCCACTATTCCTAAGCTCAATCGCAAAAAAAACTAG